GTCCTATCACCAGCATGCCGGCAATGACGATCGCTATGAACTGATTACGTTCCGCAACGCCTTCCACGGGCGGACGATGGCGACCATCAGCGCCAGCAATCAGGACAAGATGCACAAGGGCTTCATGCCCCTGCTGGCCGGCTTCAAATATGCCGAGTTCGACGACCTCGAGAGCGCGAAAGCCCTGATGGGCCCGAACACCGCCGGGTTCCTGGTGGAGCCAATTCAGGGTGAAGGGGGCATCCGGCCCGCCTCCGACGATTTCCTGCGGGGCTTGCGCCAACTGGCGGACGAAAATGACCTGATGCTGGTGTTCGACGAAGTGCAGTGCGGGGTCGCGCGGACCGGCCGCCTGTACGCCTACGAACATTACGGCATCGAACCCGACATCCTCGCCAGCGCCAAGGGCATCGGCGGCGGCTTCCCGCTCGGCGCGTGTCTCGCGACGGAAAAGGCCGCCCGCGGAATGGTCTTCGGCAGCCACGGATCGACGTATGGCGGCAATCCCCTGGCGATGGCTGCGGGCGAAGCGGTGCTCGACGCCGTCGCGACCGACGAATTCCTGGCCGAAGTGCGCGAGAAGGGGGAGCGGCTGCGCAGCCGGCTCGAGCAGTTCATCGGCAATTATGCCGATCTCTTCGAAAGCGTGCGGGGCAAGGGCCTGATGCTGGGGCTGCGCATGCATGGCGAAAGCCGCCCGTTCTACGTTCACCTGCGCGACAATCATCAGTTGCTGACGGTGGCAGCCGGCGACAATACCCTGCGAGTGCTTCCGCCGCTGGTGGCGGGCGACGCCGAGTTCGACGAATTCTTCGACCGGCTGTCCGCAGGTGCGGCTGATTACCGGCCGCCCTCCGCCGCATGACGGGTGTGCGCCACTTCCTCGACTTGTCGGACGCGGGGAGTGACGCCCTGCGGACGATGCTGGCCGACGCACATGCGCGCAAGCGTGCCCGTCAAGGCTGGCCGAAGGGCCGGCCCGATGCCGACGCGCCACTGGCCGGGTGCGTGCTGGCGACGATCTTCGAGAAGAACTCCACCCGCACGCGTGTCAGCTTCGACATGGCCATGCGCCAGCTCGGCGGCAGCGCCATGGTGATGGACGCCGGGTCGATGCAGCTCGGACGCGGGGAATCGCTGGCGGATACGGCGCGGGTGCTCAGCCGCATGGTGGACGGGATCATGATCCGCACCGACGATCACGCCAAGGTCGAGGAGCTGGCGCATCATGCCACGGTCCCCGTCATCAACGGACTGACCGACCGATCCCATCCCTGCCAGATCGTCGCCGACCTGATGACGATCGAGGAACAGGGCAAGTCGCTGCGCGGCCTGGAGCTCGCATGGCTGGGGGATGGCAACAACGTGCTGCATTCGATCCTGGAAGCCTCTGCGCTGATGGGCTTCAACGTGCGGGTGGGCACGCCGCAGGGCTACGAACCGCACGACGCGTTCATCGCGATGGCGCGCGATGCCGGTTCGCGCGTCACGGTGACAGCCGATGCGGCTGCCGCCGTCGACGGTGCCGATATCGTGGTCACCGATACCTGGGTGTCGATGGGCCAGGACCACGCGGAGGACAAGCTCACGGCCATGGCGCCGTTCCAGGTCGACGCTGGCTTGATCGCGCGCGCCCGGCCGGATGCGCGGTTCCTCCACTGCCTCCCGGCTCACGTCGGCGAGGAAGTGACGGAAGATGTCTTCGAAGGCGCGCAATCGGTCGTCTTCGACGAGGCCGAGAACCGCATTCACGCGCAAAAGTCCGTACTTCTGTGGTGCTTCGGCCTGTTGTGACCTAGCGCGCGGCCCCCGCGACCCCATATCGCCGCGGATGGAAACCACAGACGAAACATTCGCCGATCGGATCCTGGGCTTCACTATCCCTTCGCGGCACGCGCGTGGCCGCGCGGTTCGCCTCGACGGCGCGCTGGGGGAGATCTTGGCCGCACATGCCTATCCGCCGGCGATCACGCATCTTTTGGCCGAGGCGCTGGTGCTCGCCTCCCTCATGGGCAGCCTTCTGAAGGACGAGGAAGGGCAGCTTACCATGCAGGCGCAGACCGAAGGCGGGGTGGTGCGCCTGCTGGTGTGCGACTGGCAGGGCGGCAAGCTGCGCGGCTATGTCGATTTCGATGCCGATCGACTGGCGGCCCTGGGTGCCAATCCCTCGCTCTACGCGCTCTTCGGCAACGGGTATCTCGCGATCACGTTCGATCTGGCGGATGGCGGGCGGTATCAGGGGATCGTTCCCGTGGAAGGGGAGACGCTGGCGGCCGCGTGCGAGCGGTACTTCAGCCAGTCCGAGCAGTTGCCGACCCTCATCCGGGTAGGCGTGCGGGCAAGCGGCGAGAGCGTGACCGCGGGGGGTCTGCTCGTGCAGCACATGCCCGACGGCGAGGAGGGGCGCGAACGCCTCCACGCGCGACTGGATCATCCGGAATGGGAGCATATCGCAGCGCTCGCAGGAAGCACGCGCTACGGCGAGCTGGTCGATCCCGACCTGTCGCTGGAGGCGCTGATCTGGCGGTTGTTCCATGAAGAGGAGGAAGTGCGGGTGCAGGCCGGCGCCGCGGTGAGCCGGGGATGCCGGTGCTCTGCGGACCATTATCGCGCGGTCATTTCCCGATTTCCCGAAGAGGAGCGAGCGGCGATGCGCAATGATGAGGGCGCGATCATCGTCAATTGCGAGTTCTGCTCGAGGCAGTTCGTCATCGATATATGATCGCACTGTCTCTCCCGCGGAACGCTTTGTCGCAATAGCCGCTGTATGGTAAAGCAGCTCGTGGACGAGATTGGCGGGCGCACGCGGAGTTTTTGAAGGAATGCGCAAGATCATATCGTTCGTGAATCCGGCGCGTGCCATGGCCGCGGCTGTCGCCGGCACCCTGCTGCTCGCCCCCGCGGCGGCGCAATCGCCGTCGATGGCGATGCTGGGCACGTTGCAGACGGGACAATGGGACATTCGTTACCGTGAAGGCAGCGCGGCGACGCGGCTGTGCGTGCGCACGGGGCGCGAGTTCATCCAGCTCAAGCACGGCGGCGCCGGCGCCTGCAGCCGCTTCGTGGTGGAAGACGCACCCGGCATGGTGACTGTGCAGTACACGTGCCGCGGCAACGGCTATGGCCGCACCAGCATTAGGCGTGAGACGCCTGCGCTTGTGCAGATCGAAAGCCAGGGCATCGCCGACGGACAGCCTTTCGCGCTGACGGCGGAAGCGCGGCGCACCGGCGCCTGCCGCTGAACTGCGCCCATTCCTGAACAGTTGTGCGCGGCGCGGGTTGCGGGTAGCGCAGCCCCGTGCCCGGCGACGAAGACCCTGCCATCGTCCTCCTGTCCGGAGGGCTCGATTCGATGGTCGCCGCGGGTATCGCGCGCGAGATGGGGTTCGCGGTTCACGCGCTGACGATCGATTACGGACAGCGCCATCGTCGCGAACTGCAGTCCGCCAAGGCGGTCGCCGCCATGGTGAGCGCGGCGCAGCATGTCATCATGCCGCTCGATTTGCGCCAGTTCGGCGGTTCCGCGCTGACGGCCGATATCGACGTGCCCAAGGACGGCGTCGGGGCCGACATTCCCGTGACTTACGTCCCGGCGCGCAACCTCGTATTCCTCGCCCTGACGGTCGCGTTTGCGGAGGCGAGCGGGGCGCACGACATCTTCATCGGAGTCAACGCGCTCGACTATTCGGGCTACCCCGATTGCAGGCCGGAATTCATCGCCAGCTTTGCGGAGACGGCCCGGCTGGGCACGCGCGACGGCGTTTCGGGCCGCCCGTTCCGCATCCATGCACCGCTGCAGATGATGACCAAGGCCGACATCGCGCGCGAGGCGGACCGGCTGGGGCTCGATCCCGCCGCGTCATGGTCATGCTACGATCCCGTGGGAGAACGGGCCTGCGGAACATGCGACAGTTGCCGGTTGCGGCAGAAGGGCTTTGCCGAAGCCGGACTCTTGGACGGGACAATATATGCAGGATGACGACGTGACCGGGGCAACCGTCGCCGAGAATGGGGCGGAACCGCGGGCGACAGGATACAGCTGGTACGTCCTCACCGTGCTGGTGATCGTCTACATCCTGAACTTTATCGACCGCCAGATCGTGAGCATCCTGGCCGTCGATATCAAGGCCGATCTAGGCCTGACAGACAGCGACATGGGCTTCCTGGGCGGCGCCGCCTTCGCGGTGTTCTATGCCCTGTTCGGCATTCCGCTTGGCCGGCTGGCCGATAACTGGACCCGCGTGCGGCTCCTTGCGATCGGCCTGGCGCTGTGGTCCACGATGACCGCGTTGTCGGGCTTTGCGCGGGACCAGCTTTCGCTTTCGCTGGCGCGGATGGGCGTGGGCGTAGGCGAAGCGACCGCCAGCCCCACTGCCTACTCACTGATCTCGGACTACTTCCCCAAGCGCCAGCGGGCGACCGCGATCGCGATCTATTCCTCGGGCCTCTACATCGGCGGCGGGATATCGCTGTTCATCGGCGCGCTGATCAAGGAAAGCTGGAACGCCGCCTACCCGGGCGGAGGACCGCTGAACCTCGTCGGGTGGCAGGCTGCATTCCTGGCGGTCGGCATCCCCGGCCTGCTCGTTGCATTGTGGGTCGCGACCTTGCGTGAACCGGTGCGCGGCGCGATGGATTCGGCGCCCGCCACCTCCTCGCCCAGGCCGTTCCGCAATCTGGTGTACGATCTGTCCACCATCGTTCCGCCTTTCACCGTCATCGGCGCGTTTCGCCGCGGCTGGGGCGCGCTGGCGATCAACCTGGCCGTCGGGGCCGCGATGGTTGCGGTGGCCATCGGGATGATCGGGGTTACGGATAACGTGCCGCAGTGGTCGGCCGTGGCGCTGGGCTACTACGCCGTCTTCTCCTGGGCCACCGCCCTCCGCGCGCAGGACCCGGCGACATATCGCCTGATCTGGGGAACCCCTGCCTTTATCGCGACGACGCTGGGTTACGGCCTGGTGTCGCTGGTTGCCTATGCGTTGGCGTTCTGGTCGGCACCGTATGCCGAGACTGTTCTGGGCCTGCCGAAGGCTGAACTCGCCTTCGTGCTCGGGGCGAACGGCGCGGTCAGCGGGTTCCTGGGGGTGATCCTGGGAGGCCGCGTTGCCGATGCGTTGCGGGCGCGCTATCCCGCCGGGCGGGTGCTGGTGATCCTGTTCGGGGTGCTGGCGCCGGTGATCCCGATCTGGATCGGCTACACGACCGAAAACGCCTTCCTGTTCTACACGATGAATTTCCTCGCCGGGATGTTCGGCGCGACCGCGCTGGGCGCGGCGGCGGCGACGACGCAGGACCTGGTGCTGCCGCGGATGCGCGGCACCGCGACGGCGGCGTTCTTCCTCGGCACGACGCTTATCGGCCTGTCGTTCGGGCCCTACATCGTCGGCCAGATATCGGACTGGGCGGGGACGATCGTCGACGGCAGGCCGGTCGGTGACCTGCGGACGGGCATCGTCTCGCTTATCGCGGTGACGCCGATCGCCGTCGCTCTGCTAGCCTATGCCTGGCGGTCGGTGCCCCAGGCGGAGGCGACCCTGGCGGAGCGGGCAGAGGCCGCGCGCGCGCCGGGCCGACCTTAAAGAGCGGGGGTGCCGCCGGGGCCAGCCGCGCACAGCGCTGCCGGCCCCTTCGGTCGCATTGATGGGTCAGCTTGCGCGGAGGACGCCGCACGCGATCCGCGCGCCGGAATTGCCAGAGGGGTCGGTGCGGTAGTCGTCCGGATCGGCGTGAAGGACGACCGCCGTCCCGTCCGTGTCGAAGAGCCATCCCCGGACGTCCTCGGGCGATCCTGTGAGGTCTGCGTTGAGCGTCCCGCTGCCGCCGGCCCCCACGGTGATGTTGGGCAGGTCGCCGGCGTGCTTGCCGCCGGCCGACAGCGACCCGTGTGTGCGACCGGTGGGGTTGAGATGGCCCCCGGCCGAGGTGAAATCCGGCGCCTTGCAGGCGCCCGTCGTGTGAAGATGGATGCCGTGGACGCCCGGTGATACCCCCGTCACCGCGACCGCCATCGTGGTCACGTTCCCGGCGCGCAGGATCTGCACGGTCCCGGCGGGCTGCCCGTTCGCGAGCAGCAACGTAGCCGAACCGATACGCTCCGCCGGGAGGTCGGCGACGGTGCTGCAACCGGCCAGCGCTAGCGCGGCGGTGCAGGCGGCGGTCAGGTGGCGGTAGTTCATCGATGATCTCCAGGTTGCCGGAATAACATCGACACAACGAAAGAGGGGCCGGATTTCTCCGGCCCCCCTGACATTTTCGAGCTTTCGCCCTGGCTTACATGCCCGAACCCGGACCGTAGGTGATTTCCACCCGGCGGTTCTGAAGTTCGCGCACACCGTCCGCGGTCGGAACGCGCGGCTGGGTTTCGCCGAAGGCTTCGGTCGAGATCTGCGAGTCCGCAACACCGCGAGCCGACATGTAGGCGCGAACCGCGTCCGCACGGCGCTGGGAGAGGCCGACGTTGTACTGGTTCGAACCCGAACGGTCCGCGTGGCCGGCCAGCATGACCGCCGCGCTGCCGCAGTTGGCGTAAGCCGACACGGCGCTGTTGAGGATGGTCGCTGCTTCAGGCGTGATGTCCGAACGATCCCATTCGAAGAACACGATGTACGGGCCCTTGTTGCAGACCGGAGCCACGACGGGCGGCGGCGGCGGCGGGGGCGGCGGCGGCGCGGGCTGTGCCGGGCACACCTGGTCCATTGGGATCTGCGTGCCGTCCCAGCAGGTCTGCAGGGCGATCGGCGCGCCACCGAAGTTGAAGCCGATCGTGCCCAGCAGCGAGTGCGAGCGCCACTTGGCGTTCACGTCGCGGCCCGAGCTGTCGACCATGTCGAGTTCGGCGGTGTTGAAGAAGCGATACTTCAGGCCGACGTCGATGTTGTCCGTCAACGGAGCGCGAACGCCCGCCAGGATCTGCCATGCGAAGCCGCTGTCCGAATCGTCGAGCCAGTCGGGACCGCTGCGATCGATCGAGACGCCGTCGAACTTGGTGCGGGCAACACCGGCACCACCGCCGACGAAGCCCTGCAGGCCATCGTCCGGACCGAAGTCGGCGAGCGCGTTGATCATGAAGCTGAGGACGCTGCTGTCGCCATCGGCGTTGGCAGTCACGCCGCGGGCAATACGGTTGCCCGAGGTGATGACGCCAGCGGTGCCGACGTTCAGCTGGTCGATGTCGGCTTCACGGTAGCTGCCTTCCGCTTCAAGGCGGAGGAAGCCGAAGTCGTAACCGACCACACCACCGAAGTCGAAACCCTTCTTGTGGTCGACAGAGACGGCGTTCGAAGCGCCGGGCAGGTCGAATTCGATGTCTTCGACGATCATCGGACCGCCGTCGAGTTCGACATACCACGCGCCGTCGCGTGCGAGTGCTGGCGACGCAATGGCAGTCGATGCCATCGCCAAGCCAATGACGAGTTTCCGCATTATGTAATTCCCCTTTTTGCGAATTTTTGAGCCATCGAGCAGCCCGATTTCTAACTTTTCCCTACCCTAGTGGCAAGCGACCATTGCCGACAAACTGTTGCAGTTACGCATCGGTTTATCAGTGAACAGGAAAAAAGCCCTCATTTGGACACCCTCCTGTTGCGGCCCGAACGTGTCTGTCAGGGGTTGGTTCCCGGCCCTTGGGCAGGGAAAATCGCAGTGTTGCATAAAGCACGCACAAGCTCGGCGATGGCCGCGCGGGCTTCCGCGTCGACGACCGCGCCGCCAGCCGGAAGCGCCGGCTGGGGAACGCGCTGCCAACTGTCCAGGAAAACGATCGCCTGCCCGGCGGCGCGGTCATGCACGCGCAGACCCGGGAACGGCGGGGTGAAATGCCACTGGCCCAGCGTGAAGCTGGCGAGTTCGCCCGCGTGCCCGGCGAACGCGCCGGTGCCGTCAGCGGCGACGGGCCAGCATTCGCCATCGCGCGGCGAGGCGGGCGGAGCGGCGCTTTCGCCCTCTATTGCCGGGTGCAGCAGGATATCGGCGCGCGCGAGGGCGGCGTTGACCGACACCTCCTTCTGCGCCTGGCCGGGAGGCGTGGCTGTGCTGGGGGCCGCGCAGGCTTTCGGGCTCGCCGGCGGAATAGAGCCATGCGATCGCGCCGTTTTCCCATGTCAGCTTGCGCAGGCTCGGCTCGAACACCGGGGCCAGCGCGCCGGGCGCGGCGGCGAGGACACCGCTGTCGCCTTCGACCATCACGTTGCGCACTTCGTTGAGGCTCGCGCCGACCAGGGCGATCCGTGCGCCGCCGTCACTGCGGGCGACATCGCGGACCCATTCGGCGCCCGCGCGGGTCTTGCCGAAGCCGCGTCCGGCGCAGATCAGCCAGGTGCGCCAGGCCTCCGCGGGGGGAAGCTGCGCGTCGCGCGCCCAGCCTTCCCAGTAATAGCTGCCCAGCGCGGCGAGCTCGTGCGGGCGAAGCAGGCGCGCCAGCGCCTCGCGCTTCCCATCGGCGGCGGGGCCGGGGCGGCGGAGCCATGTGCCGCGCGAGGCGGTCGCGGGGTCGGCCTTACGCCTGGTCATCGCCATGGCTCCGTCCGGCCGCGGCGGCCTTGCGCGCCGCGCGGATCGCCTGCTCCCCTTCCTTCGCCCGCGCGCGCAGGGCATCGATCTTGGCGTTGATGCTGGCGATCGTGGTCACTTCGTCGGCCAGCGTGCGGCGGCCCCGTTCGCGCGCCACGCTTTCGCGGTGCGCGGTGAGGCAGCGGAGCGCGGTGGCGGTATCGAACTTGCGCCCCGGCTCGCCGCTGGAACTGCCACCGCCCGCCTCCCCGGCGGAGCGCAAGTGGGCCAGCAGCTCCATCTCGAGGTTGTCGTACCCTTCGGCGAGCGCGGCGTACCACGCCTTGGCGAACTCGGGATCGCTGCGCCGCAGGGCATAGACCCTGGCGGTCGGCAGGTCGGCCACGGCGGCGGCGGCGGCGACGTTGGAGGTGAGCGCCAGTTCCTGCAGGAAGCGCGCGACCTTGGTCGCGCCGCGCGGCGACCGGGGTCCGCTCGCGCGCCTGCCGCGATCGTCGACCGGGGCGCACGCGTCCCACGCTTCACGGAAATCCGCGTCGGTTTCGCGCCGGCGATAGGGGGTGGCGTTGCTCACCCCGGCCTCGCGCGTTGCCTGGCGCACGCTGCGGCCGGCGCGCAAGGCTTCGATGAACCGCGCGGCCCAGGCGGGCGCGGGCGTTCCGTTCGTGTCGCTCATGTCTCGTGATGTCCCCGTCCAGCCGACAGCGGACGCGAAAACGGGCGGCGCCGGTCCCCGTGAGGATCGGCCCGCCCGTTCGAATCACACTATCCCGATGTTCCGTTTCTCTAACCAAACAGCGTGACGATGTCAATCATAATGTTCCAGATAGGTTAACTGTGGGCCCACCGCATTTCGGTATGGCGCGCGGAAGGGATTCGTCGCATAGGGATTTCCCCGACAGATTCAGGGAAAATGGGAGAGTTCTCGTGCGGTTACTCAAGATTGTCGCGGCGGCCACGGCCCTCAGCATGGCAGGCGCTCCGGTGCTGGCGCAGGCGCAGACGGCGAACAGCGCCGGGGTCGAGGATGCAAGCGCACGCGAAGGGCGGACCGTCCTGTTCGTCGTCCTTGGCCTGGCTGCCATCATCCTGACGATCGTGGGCATCGGCGGCGACAACGACGATCCCGTCAGCCCCTGAACCGGGGCGTCGCGGATCGCGAACGTGAACGGGGCCGCCATCGGCCCCGTTTTCATTTGGAGCGCCCGCCGCGTTTCCCCGAACCCCCCGCACGGCCGCCCCACACAGCGCCCCGCAGCGCGCTTGTCCGATCCCGGCCTGTCCCCTAGAGGCCGCGCGACGCCCGGGCGGACCTGGCGGTGAAGGGACGCCGGAATGCTTCGCAGCCTCTACGAATGGACGATGGAGAAAGCCGCGCATCGCCACGCGGTGTGGTGGCTGGCGATGTTCTCCTTCATAGAGGCGAGTTTCTTCCCGATCCCGCCGCACCCGCTGCTGGGCCTGATGTGCCTGGCCGAACCCAAAAAGGCGATCCGCTTCGCCGCGGTGGCCACGATCGCATCGGTGCTGGGCGGGCTGCTCGGCTACGCCATCGGGTGGGGCCTCTATGACACAGTCGGCACGCAGCTCCTCGCGGCGCTGGGCCTGACGCAGAGCTTCCCGCAGGCGGTCTGCTATCTCAACGAATACGGGTTCTGGCTGTTCGTGGCCAAGGGCGCGACGCCGATCCCGTTCAAGCTGCTGACGATCACCGCCGGCTTCATGGGGATGAACCTGGCGCTGTTCCTGGTGGGCAGCCTGG
This region of Tsuneonella aeria genomic DNA includes:
- a CDS encoding aspartate aminotransferase family protein produces the protein MSITPLMPVYPRSGVRPVRGEHCHLIDEDGTRYLDFASGIAVNLLGHSHAGLISAIQQQAATLMHVSNLYGSPQGERLAQRLVDLTFADTVFFTNSGAEAVECAIKTARSYHQHAGNDDRYELITFRNAFHGRTMATISASNQDKMHKGFMPLLAGFKYAEFDDLESAKALMGPNTAGFLVEPIQGEGGIRPASDDFLRGLRQLADENDLMLVFDEVQCGVARTGRLYAYEHYGIEPDILASAKGIGGGFPLGACLATEKAARGMVFGSHGSTYGGNPLAMAAGEAVLDAVATDEFLAEVREKGERLRSRLEQFIGNYADLFESVRGKGLMLGLRMHGESRPFYVHLRDNHQLLTVAAGDNTLRVLPPLVAGDAEFDEFFDRLSAGAADYRPPSAA
- the argF gene encoding ornithine carbamoyltransferase; protein product: MTGVRHFLDLSDAGSDALRTMLADAHARKRARQGWPKGRPDADAPLAGCVLATIFEKNSTRTRVSFDMAMRQLGGSAMVMDAGSMQLGRGESLADTARVLSRMVDGIMIRTDDHAKVEELAHHATVPVINGLTDRSHPCQIVADLMTIEEQGKSLRGLELAWLGDGNNVLHSILEASALMGFNVRVGTPQGYEPHDAFIAMARDAGSRVTVTADAAAAVDGADIVVTDTWVSMGQDHAEDKLTAMAPFQVDAGLIARARPDARFLHCLPAHVGEEVTEDVFEGAQSVVFDEAENRIHAQKSVLLWCFGLL
- a CDS encoding Hsp33 family molecular chaperone HslO — its product is METTDETFADRILGFTIPSRHARGRAVRLDGALGEILAAHAYPPAITHLLAEALVLASLMGSLLKDEEGQLTMQAQTEGGVVRLLVCDWQGGKLRGYVDFDADRLAALGANPSLYALFGNGYLAITFDLADGGRYQGIVPVEGETLAAACERYFSQSEQLPTLIRVGVRASGESVTAGGLLVQHMPDGEEGRERLHARLDHPEWEHIAALAGSTRYGELVDPDLSLEALIWRLFHEEEEVRVQAGAAVSRGCRCSADHYRAVISRFPEEERAAMRNDEGAIIVNCEFCSRQFVIDI
- the queC gene encoding 7-cyano-7-deazaguanine synthase QueC produces the protein MPGDEDPAIVLLSGGLDSMVAAGIAREMGFAVHALTIDYGQRHRRELQSAKAVAAMVSAAQHVIMPLDLRQFGGSALTADIDVPKDGVGADIPVTYVPARNLVFLALTVAFAEASGAHDIFIGVNALDYSGYPDCRPEFIASFAETARLGTRDGVSGRPFRIHAPLQMMTKADIAREADRLGLDPAASWSCYDPVGERACGTCDSCRLRQKGFAEAGLLDGTIYAG
- a CDS encoding spinster family MFS transporter, yielding MQDDDVTGATVAENGAEPRATGYSWYVLTVLVIVYILNFIDRQIVSILAVDIKADLGLTDSDMGFLGGAAFAVFYALFGIPLGRLADNWTRVRLLAIGLALWSTMTALSGFARDQLSLSLARMGVGVGEATASPTAYSLISDYFPKRQRATAIAIYSSGLYIGGGISLFIGALIKESWNAAYPGGGPLNLVGWQAAFLAVGIPGLLVALWVATLREPVRGAMDSAPATSSPRPFRNLVYDLSTIVPPFTVIGAFRRGWGALAINLAVGAAMVAVAIGMIGVTDNVPQWSAVALGYYAVFSWATALRAQDPATYRLIWGTPAFIATTLGYGLVSLVAYALAFWSAPYAETVLGLPKAELAFVLGANGAVSGFLGVILGGRVADALRARYPAGRVLVILFGVLAPVIPIWIGYTTENAFLFYTMNFLAGMFGATALGAAAATTQDLVLPRMRGTATAAFFLGTTLIGLSFGPYIVGQISDWAGTIVDGRPVGDLRTGIVSLIAVTPIAVALLAYAWRSVPQAEATLAERAEAARAPGRP
- a CDS encoding superoxide dismutase family protein produces the protein MNYRHLTAACTAALALAGCSTVADLPAERIGSATLLLANGQPAGTVQILRAGNVTTMAVAVTGVSPGVHGIHLHTTGACKAPDFTSAGGHLNPTGRTHGSLSAGGKHAGDLPNITVGAGGSGTLNADLTGSPEDVRGWLFDTDGTAVVLHADPDDYRTDPSGNSGARIACGVLRAS
- a CDS encoding OmpA family protein; its protein translation is MRKLVIGLAMASTAIASPALARDGAWYVELDGGPMIVEDIEFDLPGASNAVSVDHKKGFDFGGVVGYDFGFLRLEAEGSYREADIDQLNVGTAGVITSGNRIARGVTANADGDSSVLSFMINALADFGPDDGLQGFVGGGAGVARTKFDGVSIDRSGPDWLDDSDSGFAWQILAGVRAPLTDNIDVGLKYRFFNTAELDMVDSSGRDVNAKWRSHSLLGTIGFNFGGAPIALQTCWDGTQIPMDQVCPAQPAPPPPPPPPPPVVAPVCNKGPYIVFFEWDRSDITPEAATILNSAVSAYANCGSAAVMLAGHADRSGSNQYNVGLSQRRADAVRAYMSARGVADSQISTEAFGETQPRVPTADGVRELQNRRVEITYGPGSGM
- a CDS encoding DUF2793 domain-containing protein; its protein translation is MSVNAALARADILLHPAIEGESAAPPASPRDGECWPVAADGTGAFAGHAGELASFTLGQWHFTPPFPGLRVHDRAAGQAIVFLDSWQRVPQPALPAGGAVVDAEARAAIAELVRALCNTAIFPAQGPGTNP
- a CDS encoding terminase large subunit domain-containing protein, which translates into the protein MTRRKADPATASRGTWLRRPGPAADGKREALARLLRPHELAALGSYYWEGWARDAQLPPAEAWRTWLICAGRGFGKTRAGAEWVRDVARSDGGARIALVGASLNEVRNVMVEGDSGVLAAAPGALAPVFEPSLRKLTWENGAIAWLYSAGEPESLRGPQHSHASRPGAEGGVGQRRPRARRYPAAPGNRGRKRRSARLAARWRMLARRR
- a CDS encoding YqaA family protein — translated: MLRSLYEWTMEKAAHRHAVWWLAMFSFIEASFFPIPPHPLLGLMCLAEPKKAIRFAAVATIASVLGGLLGYAIGWGLYDTVGTQLLAALGLTQSFPQAVCYLNEYGFWLFVAKGATPIPFKLLTITAGFMGMNLALFLVGSLVSRAISFMIVGVLFRFFGAPIKRFIDKYLGLVTAGFVVLVIAGFAAVTLLGGGGEDAAHKCSAATAVSGR